In Antennarius striatus isolate MH-2024 chromosome 10, ASM4005453v1, whole genome shotgun sequence, one DNA window encodes the following:
- the si:ch73-233f7.1 gene encoding protocadherin-10 yields MDHRLHRCSWVPVTGLVICLLLCACVVDLVLAQIRYSIPEELEHGAFVGNIAEDLGLDVAKLSARRFRIVSGAKRQYLEVNLENGILFVNEKIDREELCERSPSCFLHLQVVIENPLELYRVEVEILDVNDNSPSFPWSEFNLDITESAAPGSRFPLESAQDQDVGTNSLRSYQLSANAHFILNIQTRNDGSKFAELVLDTPLDREQQKKHEMVLTAYDGGSPERSGTALITITVLDANDNVPVFDRSVYRASLVENAPRGTLVVKLNATDLDEGSNGEVTYAFSGHAPLKVRELFNVDPYMGEIRVKGVVDYEKASVYELYVQAKDRGQSAVAVHSKVLVDILDVNDNAPEVILTSVSTPVQEDAPPGTVIAVISVMDRDSGENGNVDCQIPSNVPFQLHSSFKNYYTLVTSEFLDREAVSEYNITLTARDLGSPSLSTRKTILVQVSDINDNPPRFSQPSYTVYVTENNAPGASICSVSAFDPDTNQNAYLSYSILEGQIQGMPVSTYVSINSDNGNIYALRSFDYEQLRNFQILVQAQDAGFPPLASNVTVNVFVLDQNDNPPVVVSPLPRNGSAATEVVPRSVDAGYLVTKITALDADAGQNSRLSYQVLQATDPGLFSVALYTGEIRTIRRLVEKDATRQRMVILVKDNGQPPLSATVSIVLTVVESVPESLSDFGDLTLSPQPPSNLALYLIVSLSTISLIFLVAIIILAAIKCYKDRETLSGYNLPPFACCCCDGFQSEPPPPEVFKKSNLNLQISSAAKVPTNCMEVNGNSSLSQSYCYKVCLTPESAKSDFMFLKPCSPGSTPRNNEAKSAENSWNAQSRSASVNNGATTPNELKAPNTDWTLTKNHNSSIKSYNSINMDGTLMRKAMHADPENYVTSMGPGQYWTWGTHMKGMKDYKMSPSPSVVPSRPWTPRCTPPPQQQQPSMASHPHPHPHPHPHPHPHPHPHPPPDYHHNVYIPGTPSGFCTLRPAAQRSELDVHNSFSTFGKRRRLQMSPQGEAAIINNDLFND; encoded by the exons ATGGATCACAGACTTCACAGATGCAGTTGGGTACCGGTGACTGGATTGGTTATATGTCTGcttctgtgtgcgtgcgtagtGGACCTAGTTCTTGCACAAATTCGGTATTCCATTCCCGAAGAGCTGGAGCATGGAGCTTTTGTAGGCAACATCGCTGAAGATCTGGGCTTGGATGTTGCAAAACTGTCAGCTCGTCGGTTTCGTATAGTCTCCGGAGCTAAGAGGCAGTATTTAGAAGTGAACTTGGAGAATGGTATTCTCTTCGTCAACGAGAAAATAGACAGAGAGGAGCTGTGCGAACGAAGCCCGAGTTGCTTTTTACACCTTCAAGTGGTGATTGAAAACCCATTAGAACTGTACAGAGTGGAAGTGGAAATCTTAGATGTGAATGACAATTCCCCTAGTTTTCCATGGAGCGAGTTTAATCTTGACATCACAGAGTCGGCTGCGCCTGGTTCCCGTTTCCCGTTAGAGAGCGCGCAGGATCAGGACGTGGGCACCAACTCCCTGCGCTCCTACCAGCTAAGCGCAAACGCGCACTTCATACTGAATATCCAGACGCGTAATGATGGAAGCAAGTTTGCTGAGCTTGTGCTGGATACCCCATTGGACCGggaacagcagaaaaaacacgAGATGGTTCTGACTGCCTATGATGGGGGGTCTCCGGAACGCTCTGGAACAGCGCTGATAACTATTACGGTGTTGGACGCCAACGATAACGTGCCCGTGTTCGACCGCTCAGTTTACCGCGCAAGCCTGGTGGAAAACGCACCGAGGGGAACGCTGGTGGTGAAGCTGAACGCCACAGACCTGGACGAGGGCTCCAACGGGGAGGTGACCTATGCGTTTAGTGGGCACGCACCCCTCAAGGTGCGTGAACTGTTCAACGTGGACCCGTATATGGGTGAAATCAGAGTGAAAGGCGTTGTGGACTATGAGAAAGCCAGTGTGTATGAGCTGTACGTGCAGGCGAAAGACCGCGGACAGTCGGCTGTGGCAGTCCACAGTAAAGTGCTGGTAGACATCCTGGATGTGAACGACAACGCGCCCGAAGTCATCCTCACATCTGTCTCCACTCCCGTCCAGGAAGACGCACCACCAGGCACGGTGATCGCGGTCATCAGCGTCATGGATCGGGACTCAGGAGAAAACGGGAACGTTGACTGCCAAATTCCCAGCAACGTCCCGTTTCAGCTCCATTCATCGTTTAAAAACTACTACACTTTGGTTACAAGCGAATTTCTGGACCGAGAAGCTGTATCTGAATACAACATCACCCTCACAGCCCGAGATTtgggctctccttccctctccacACGGAAAACCATCCTCGTTCAAGTGTCTGACATTAATGACAACCCCCCGCGTTTCTCCCAACCTTCATACACAGTTTATGTGACCGAGAATAATGCCCCGGGCGCTTCCATTTGTTCTGTATCTGCATTCGACCCCGATACTAACCAGAACGCGTATCTGTCTTATTCTATTCTTGAGGGTCAGATTCAGGGCATGCCCGTGTCCACTTATGTCTCAATCAACTCTGACAACGGCAACATTTACGCACTACGCTCTTTTGATTATGAGCAACTTAGAAACTTTCAGATTCTGGTTCAGGCGCAAGACGCTGGCTTCCCACCTCTGGCCAGTAATGTCACAGTCAACGTCTTTGTCCTGGACCAGAACGACAATCCACCTGTCGTCGTATCCCCGCTTCCAAGAAACGGCTCCGCGGCCACGGAGGTGGTTCCGCGGTCAGTGGACGCGGGGTATCTGGTTACCAAGATTACAGCGTTAGACGCGGATGCAGGGCAGAATTCGCGGCTGTCCTATCAGGTGTTACAGGCTACAGATCCCGGACTGTTCAGTGTGGCTCTGTACACGGGAGAAATAAGGACAATTCGCAGATTAGTGGAAAAAGACGCAACAAGACAGAGAATGGTAATATTAGTGAAGGACAACGGGCAGCCGCCGCTCTCCGCCACCGTTTCCATTGTCCTTACGGTGGTGGAAAGCGTCCCCGAGTCTCTGTCAGATTTCGGAGACCTCACACTCAGCCCACAGCCCCCCTCAAACCTCGCTCTATACTTGATCGTGTCACTGAGTACAATATCTTTAATATTCCTGGTGGCAATTATCATCCTGGCTGCTATCAAGTGTTACAAGGACAGGGAGACTCTCAGCGGATACAACCTCCCCCCGTtcgcctgctgctgctgcgatgGATTTCAGTCCGAGCCCCCACCCCCGGAGGTGTTCAAAAAATCCAACCTCAACCTGCAGATTTCATCTGCGGCCAAAGTGCCGACGAACTGTATGGAGGTGAATGGAAACAGTAGTCTCTCACAGTCATATTGTTATAAAGTGTGTCTGACTCCAGAATCAGCCAAAAGTGACTTTATGTTTCTGAAGCCGTGCAGCCCCGGTAGCACACCGAGGAACAACGAGGCGAAGAGCGCAGAAAACTCGTGGAACGCGCAAAGCCGGAGCGCATCTGTGAACAACGGAGCAACTACTCCCAACGAG TTGAAGGCACCAAACACCGACTGGACCCTCACTAAAAATCACAACTCCTCTATTAAAAG TTATAACTCCATCAACATGGATGGCACGCTCATGCGGAAGGCCATGCATGCAGACCCAGAAAATTACGTCACCTCCATGGGACCTGGGCAGTATTGGACCTGGGGTACTCACATGAAAGGAATGaaag ATTACAAAATGTCTCCTTCACCCAGTGTGGTCCCCTCTCGCCCATGGACTCCTCGGTGCACACCTCCACCTCAACAACAGCAGCCATCAATggcctcccacccccacccgcaCCCGCACCCACACCCCCATCCACACCCTCACCCCCATCCACACCCACCACCTGACTATCACCACAACGTGTATATCCCCGGGACGCCATCAGGCTTTTGCACCCTGAGGCCAGCAGCCCAGCGGAGTGAGCTGGACGTCCACAATTCCTTCTCCACCTTTGGCAAGAGGCGACGTCTCCAGATGTCACCCCAGGGAGAGGCTGCGATCATAAATAATGACCTGTTCAATGACTAA